One segment of Primulina tabacum isolate GXHZ01 chromosome 14, ASM2559414v2, whole genome shotgun sequence DNA contains the following:
- the LOC142524591 gene encoding spermidine synthase 1-like has protein sequence MPEGVQSATDLPLKRPREEENQEANGCAAMEANNGGGGAPEELPECISAVIPGWFSEISPMWPGEAHSLKVEKILFQGKSDYQNVLVFQSSTYGKVLVLDGVIQLTERDECAYQEMIAHLPLCSIPNPKKVLVIGGGDGGVLREVSRHSSVEKIDICEIDKMVVDVSRQFFPNVAVGFDDPRVNLHIGDGVAFLKAVPEGTYDAIIVDSSDPIGPAKELFEKPFFASVAKALRAGGVVCTQAESIWLHMHIIEDIVANCRQIFEGSVNYAWTTVPTYPSGVMGFMLCATEGPSVDFKKPINPIDADINHVKTYGPLKFYNSEIHSAAFCLPSFARKVIDAKAN, from the exons ATGCCAGAAGGGGTTCAATCTGCGACTGATTTGCCGCTGAAGAGGCCGCGCGAGGAAGAGAACCAGGAAGCTAACGGCTGTGCTGCGATGGAAGCCAACAACGGCGGCGGCGGCGCACCGGAGGAGTTGCCTGAATGCATCTCAGCTGTCATTCCCGGATGGTTCTCCGAGATTAGCCCAATGTGGCCTG GAGAAGCACATTCTTTAAAggtagaaaaaatattattccaGGGAAAGTCTGACTACCAGAATGTGTTGGTTTTTCAG TCATCCACTTATGGAAAAGTTCTTGTCTTGGATGGTGTAATTCAACTCACAGAGAGGGATGAGTGTGCTTATCAAGAAATGATTGCCCATCTTCCACTTTGCTCAATTCCAAATCCAAAAAAG GTTCTTGTAATTGGAGGAGGAGATGGTGGTGTCTTGCGGGAGGTGTCTCGTCATTCCTCTGTTGAGAAGATTGACATCTGTGAGATTGATAAGATGGTAGTTGAT GTATCTAGACAATTTTTCCCAAATGTGGCTGTTGGCTTTGATGATCCCCGTGTGAACTTGCACATTGGAGATG GAGTTGCATTTCTCAAGGCTGTGCCAGAAGGAACTTATGATGCGATCATAGTGGATTCTTCAGACCCAATAG GCCCTGCTAAAGAGTTGTTTGAAAAGCCTTTCTTTGCGTCAGTGGCAAAGGCTCTTCGCGCAGGAGGAGTGGTATGTACTCAAGCTGAAAGCATATGGCTTCACATGCACATTATTGAAGATATTGTTGCCAACTGTCGCCAAATTTTCGAAGGCTCTGTCAATTACGCTTGGACAACAGTTCCAACGTACCCAAG CGGTGTTATGGGATTCATGCTTTGCGCGACTGAAGGTCCCTCGGTTGATTTCAAGAAACCTATCAATCCAATTGATGCAGATATTAATCATGTCAAAACATATGGACCCTTAAAATTCTACAACTCCGAG ATTCATTCTGCAGCTTTCTGTTTACCCTCATTCGCCCGGAAGGTGATTGATGCGAAAGCGAATTGA